A genomic segment from Candidatus Viadribacter manganicus encodes:
- a CDS encoding PilZ domain-containing protein, whose amino-acid sequence MSAAEKINLAAAARRLTAAQVGIRERRRFRRMPIEVSGRLLDPLGREHDCRTADISPGDIRIAAPILPTVGDRVVIYLAGFGRVSGFVARKCGEGEVAIIFDFTAHKREKMAEQLTIAVNRNLGIEEPQRPAISDGSHMIKLEFETGEAYEGEVVDFSLAGITIKSRRPPPLIGVWVRAGNVYGRVARLIEGGFAIDLEPRKHS is encoded by the coding sequence ATGTCAGCAGCCGAAAAGATCAACCTCGCCGCCGCCGCCCGCCGGCTCACCGCAGCTCAGGTGGGCATACGTGAGCGCCGGCGCTTCCGCCGGATGCCGATTGAGGTTAGCGGACGGCTGCTCGACCCGCTGGGTCGCGAGCACGATTGTCGGACGGCCGACATCTCTCCCGGTGACATCCGCATCGCGGCGCCTATCCTTCCGACCGTCGGCGACCGCGTCGTCATTTACCTTGCTGGCTTTGGCCGCGTCTCCGGCTTCGTCGCCCGCAAGTGCGGCGAAGGCGAAGTCGCGATCATTTTCGACTTCACCGCTCACAAGCGCGAAAAGATGGCCGAGCAACTGACCATCGCCGTTAACCGCAATCTCGGCATCGAAGAGCCGCAGCGTCCAGCGATCAGCGACGGCTCGCACATGATCAAGCTCGAGTTCGAGACTGGCGAAGCCTACGAAGGTGAGGTCGTCGACTTCTCGCTCGCCGGCATCACTATAAAGAGCAGGCGTCCACCACCGCTCATTGGCGTTTGGGTGCGAGCCGGCAACGTCTATGGCCGCGTGGCCCGCTTGATCGAAGGGGGCTTCGCCATCGACCTCGAGCCGCGCAAACATAGCTAA